Proteins encoded by one window of Arabidopsis thaliana chromosome 2, partial sequence:
- the AUX1 gene encoding Transmembrane amino acid transporter family protein — MSEGVEAIVANDNGTDQVNGNRTGKDNEEHDGSTGSNLSNFLWHGGSVWDAWFSCASNQVAQVLLTLPYSFSQLGMLSGIVLQIFYGLLGSWTAYLISVLYVEYRARKEKEGKSFKNHVIQWFEVLDGLLGSYWKALGLAFNCTFLLFGSVIQLIACASNIYYINDHLDKRTWTYIFGACCATTVFIPSFHNYRIWSFLGLGMTTYTAWYLAIASIIHGQAEGVKHSGPTKLVLYFTGATNILYTFGGHAVTVEIMHAMWKPQKFKYIYLMATLYVFTLTIPSAAAVYWAFGDALLDHSNAFSLMPKNAWRDAAVILMLIHQFITFGFACTPLYFVWEKVIGMHDTKSICLRALARLPVVIPIWFLAIIFPFFGPINSAVGALLVSFTVYIIPSLAHMLTYRSASARQK; from the exons ATGTCGGAAGGAGTAGAAGCGATAGTAGCAAATGACAACGGAACAGATCAGGTAAACGGAAACCGTACCGGGAAAGATAACGAAGAACACGACGGCTCCACCGGTTCTAACCTAAGCAATTTCCTATGGCACGGTGGCTCTGTCTGGGACGCTTGGTTCAGCTGCGCATCTAACCAA GTGGCTCAAGTGTTATTGACATTACCGTACTCGTTTAGTCAACTAGGAATGTTATCAGGAATAGTACTTCAGATCTTCTATGGTTTACTAGGAAGCTGGACTGCTTATCTCATCTCTGTTCTCTACGTCGAATACAGAGCTcgtaaagaaaaagaaggcaaAAGCTTCAAAAACCACGTCATTCAG TGGTTTGAAGTACTTGATGGATTACTTGGTTCATACTGGAAAGCACTAGGACTCGCATTTAATTGCACTTTCCTCTTGTTTGGATCTGTTATCCAACTCATTGCTTGTGCCAG TAACATTTATTACATAAACGATCATCTGGACAAGAGAACATGGACTTACATATTTGGCGCGTGTTGTGCAACCACTGTCTTTATACCGTCGTTTCACAATTACCGAATTTGGTCATTCCTTGGCCTTGGAATGACCACTTACACCGCTTGGTACTTAGCCATTGCCTCCATCATCCACGGCCAG GCGGAAGGTGTGAAACATTCAGGTCCAACAAAGCTAGTGCTTTATTTTACGGGAGCCACAAATATTTTGTACACCTTTGGAGGTCACGCGGTTACTGT TGAGATTATGCATGCTATGTGGAAACCACAGAAGTTTAAGTACATTTACTTGATGGCGACGTTATACGTGTTCACGCTAACGATTCCGTCAGCTGCCGCCGTTTACTGGGCTTTCGGAGACGCACTTCTCGACCACTCCAACGCTTTCTCTCTTATGCCCAAGAACGCGTGGCGTGACGCCGCTGTTATCCTCATGCTCATTCATCAG TTTATAACGTTCGGGTTCGCTTGTACACCTTTGTACTTTGTGTGGGAGAAAGTGATTGGGATGCATGACACAAAGAGCATTTGCTTAAGGGCTTTGGCTAGATTGCCTGTGGTCATACCTATTTGGTTCTTAGCTATTATCTTCCCCTTTTTCGGTCCAATCAATTCCGCTGTCGGTGCTCTTCTTGTTAGCTTCACCGTCTATATCATCCCATCTCTCGCTCACATGCTCACTTACCGATCTGCCTCCGCTCGTCAG aaatga
- the AUX1 gene encoding Transmembrane amino acid transporter family protein (AUXIN RESISTANT 1 (AUX1); CONTAINS InterPro DOMAIN/s: Amino acid transporter, transmembrane (InterPro:IPR013057); BEST Arabidopsis thaliana protein match is: like AUXIN RESISTANT 1 (TAIR:AT5G01240.1); Has 1256 Blast hits to 1251 proteins in 143 species: Archae - 0; Bacteria - 0; Metazoa - 116; Fungi - 283; Plants - 825; Viruses - 0; Other Eukaryotes - 32 (source: NCBI BLink).), with protein MSEGVEAIVANDNGTDQVNGNRTGKDNEEHDGSTGSNLSNFLWHGGSVWDAWFSCASNQVAQVLLTLPYSFSQLGMLSGIVLQIFYGLLGSWTAYLISVLYVEYRARKEKEGKSFKNHVIQWFEVLDGLLGSYWKALGLAFNCTFLLFGSVIQLIACASNIYYINDHLDKRTWTYIFGACCATTVFIPSFHNYRIWSFLGLGMTTYTAWYLAIASIIHGQAEGVKHSGPTKLVLYFTGATNILYTFGGHAVTVEIMHAMWKPQKFKYIYLMATLYVFTLTIPSAAAVYWAFGDALLDHSNAFSLMPKNAWRDAAVILMLIHQFITFGFACTPLYFVWEKVIGMHDTKSICLRALARLPVVIPIWFLAIIFPFFGPINSAVGALLVSFTVYIIPSLAHMLTYRSASARQNAAEKPPFFMPSWTAMYVLNAFVVVWVLIVGFGFGGWASVTNFVRQVDTFGLFAKCYQCKPAAAAAHAPVSALHHRL; from the exons ATGTCGGAAGGAGTAGAAGCGATAGTAGCAAATGACAACGGAACAGATCAGGTAAACGGAAACCGTACCGGGAAAGATAACGAAGAACACGACGGCTCCACCGGTTCTAACCTAAGCAATTTCCTATGGCACGGTGGCTCTGTCTGGGACGCTTGGTTCAGCTGCGCATCTAACCAA GTGGCTCAAGTGTTATTGACATTACCGTACTCGTTTAGTCAACTAGGAATGTTATCAGGAATAGTACTTCAGATCTTCTATGGTTTACTAGGAAGCTGGACTGCTTATCTCATCTCTGTTCTCTACGTCGAATACAGAGCTcgtaaagaaaaagaaggcaaAAGCTTCAAAAACCACGTCATTCAG TGGTTTGAAGTACTTGATGGATTACTTGGTTCATACTGGAAAGCACTAGGACTCGCATTTAATTGCACTTTCCTCTTGTTTGGATCTGTTATCCAACTCATTGCTTGTGCCAG TAACATTTATTACATAAACGATCATCTGGACAAGAGAACATGGACTTACATATTTGGCGCGTGTTGTGCAACCACTGTCTTTATACCGTCGTTTCACAATTACCGAATTTGGTCATTCCTTGGCCTTGGAATGACCACTTACACCGCTTGGTACTTAGCCATTGCCTCCATCATCCACGGCCAG GCGGAAGGTGTGAAACATTCAGGTCCAACAAAGCTAGTGCTTTATTTTACGGGAGCCACAAATATTTTGTACACCTTTGGAGGTCACGCGGTTACTGT TGAGATTATGCATGCTATGTGGAAACCACAGAAGTTTAAGTACATTTACTTGATGGCGACGTTATACGTGTTCACGCTAACGATTCCGTCAGCTGCCGCCGTTTACTGGGCTTTCGGAGACGCACTTCTCGACCACTCCAACGCTTTCTCTCTTATGCCCAAGAACGCGTGGCGTGACGCCGCTGTTATCCTCATGCTCATTCATCAG TTTATAACGTTCGGGTTCGCTTGTACACCTTTGTACTTTGTGTGGGAGAAAGTGATTGGGATGCATGACACAAAGAGCATTTGCTTAAGGGCTTTGGCTAGATTGCCTGTGGTCATACCTATTTGGTTCTTAGCTATTATCTTCCCCTTTTTCGGTCCAATCAATTCCGCTGTCGGTGCTCTTCTTGTTAGCTTCACCGTCTATATCATCCCATCTCTCGCTCACATGCTCACTTACCGATCTGCCTCCGCTCGTCAG AATGCGGCGGAGAAGCCACCGTTCTTTATGCCGAGCTGGACGGCGATGTACGTGTTGAATGCTTTCGTGGTGGTTTGGGTTCTTATAGTCGGATTTGGGTTCGGTGGATGGGCTAGTGTAACCAACTTTGTTCGTCAAGTCGACACTTTTGGTCTCTTTGCCAAGTGTTACCAATGTAAACCAGCTGCAGCCGCCGCACATGCCCCGGTCTCCGCTTTACACCACCGTCTTTGA